A portion of the Sandaracinobacteroides saxicola genome contains these proteins:
- a CDS encoding helix-turn-helix transcriptional regulator, producing MSLSEDIARISITDFADVRRAAENLRDIAWERGQLRVAPWDNIASKAPMIDADGAVLAAEIFGWDAPHERWWADTRLALSSPLPRACRYESETFWVNAQGFHTRQPNRYLDAIDLANFEKRALTKAAIVTPIHLPFGQIGAVSFNASDPERTDLSQEFAAHADILGLLAYRFVAGYVKVIRTRHWLPSDCQLTKREVECLRWASIGKTDKEISLILSRSHATVRFHIQNAGEKLDAVNRSQTIFKAAQLGYLGFAA from the coding sequence GTGAGCCTGTCCGAAGACATTGCCCGCATATCCATCACCGACTTTGCCGATGTGCGCCGCGCCGCCGAAAACCTCCGCGACATCGCCTGGGAGCGTGGCCAGCTGCGGGTGGCGCCGTGGGACAATATCGCCAGCAAGGCGCCGATGATCGATGCCGACGGGGCCGTGCTGGCCGCCGAGATCTTCGGCTGGGACGCGCCGCACGAACGCTGGTGGGCGGACACCCGCCTGGCACTGTCGAGCCCGCTGCCGCGCGCCTGCCGATACGAGAGCGAGACCTTCTGGGTGAATGCCCAGGGCTTTCATACCCGGCAGCCGAACCGCTACCTGGACGCCATCGACCTTGCGAATTTCGAGAAGCGGGCGCTGACCAAGGCCGCCATCGTCACCCCCATCCACCTGCCCTTCGGCCAGATCGGCGCTGTCAGTTTCAACGCCAGCGACCCCGAGCGCACCGACCTGTCGCAGGAATTCGCCGCGCATGCCGACATCCTGGGGCTGCTCGCCTACCGCTTCGTCGCCGGCTATGTGAAGGTCATCCGCACCCGGCACTGGCTGCCGTCCGACTGCCAGCTGACCAAGCGCGAGGTGGAATGCCTGCGCTGGGCGAGCATCGGCAAGACCGACAAGGAAATCAGCCTGATCCTGTCGCGCAGCCACGCGACCGTGCGCTTCCACATCCAGAATGCCGGGGAGAAGCTGGACGCCGTGAACCGCAGCCAGACCATCTTCAAGGCGGCGCAACTCGGCTATCTGGGGTTTGCGGCCTGA
- a CDS encoding aromatic ring-hydroxylating oxygenase subunit alpha, translating into MATVVDPKQIPFERLNPGRTSDSAVKYPDPHLGYERIPASRYTSPAFMKREWERLWTKAWLLGGREEMIPEAGDWMTHEVGTESFIFARQADGSVRGFFNVCPHRGNRIVAKDSVGSSPSFKCGYHHWEWHTDGTQKHIPDLETFPQLPGCVLHLKAVRVDSWGGFFWFTMDADAGSLADWLGEIPAHLDRYGFDRQKLVDWKTIEWDCNWKASVDAFNETYHVQGIHPELLSWLDDYNVQIDCFGLHNRYLVPFTTPSPHYPDQVKLSDVMRAMAEGAGLNADDYEGNPRALRLAIQRAKRAMTDSIYPYAALSDDQLSDDYHYMIFPNVTMNIYAESMLLFVSRPHASDPNKMLYDVMIFGHLAPDTPHMLPEHLTFRHGQTSLGLVLDQDAHNLPRVQEGMNSKAFEGLILGTQELRIRHFHKVLMDFVGEDD; encoded by the coding sequence ATGGCAACCGTGGTGGACCCGAAGCAGATTCCCTTCGAGCGGCTGAACCCCGGCCGCACCAGCGACAGCGCGGTCAAATATCCCGACCCGCACCTGGGCTATGAGCGCATCCCGGCGAGCCGTTACACCAGCCCCGCCTTCATGAAGCGCGAGTGGGAGCGGCTGTGGACGAAGGCCTGGCTGCTGGGCGGGCGGGAAGAGATGATTCCCGAGGCCGGCGACTGGATGACGCATGAGGTGGGGACGGAGAGCTTCATCTTCGCGCGGCAGGCCGACGGCAGCGTGCGCGGCTTCTTCAACGTCTGCCCGCATCGCGGCAACCGTATCGTGGCCAAGGATTCGGTCGGCAGCAGCCCCAGCTTCAAATGCGGCTATCACCACTGGGAATGGCACACCGACGGCACGCAGAAACATATCCCCGACCTGGAGACCTTTCCGCAGCTGCCCGGCTGCGTGCTGCACCTGAAAGCGGTGCGGGTGGACAGCTGGGGCGGCTTCTTCTGGTTCACCATGGACGCCGATGCCGGCAGCCTGGCGGACTGGCTCGGCGAAATCCCCGCCCACCTCGATCGGTACGGCTTCGACCGGCAGAAGCTGGTCGACTGGAAGACCATCGAATGGGACTGCAACTGGAAGGCCAGCGTCGATGCCTTCAACGAGACCTATCATGTCCAGGGCATCCACCCCGAACTGCTGAGCTGGCTCGATGATTACAATGTGCAGATCGACTGTTTCGGGTTGCACAACCGCTATCTGGTGCCCTTCACCACCCCCAGCCCGCACTATCCGGACCAGGTGAAACTGTCCGACGTGATGCGCGCGATGGCCGAGGGCGCCGGGCTGAACGCCGACGATTATGAGGGCAACCCGCGTGCGCTGCGGCTGGCGATCCAGCGGGCGAAGCGCGCCATGACCGACAGCATCTATCCCTATGCCGCCCTGTCCGACGACCAGCTGTCGGACGATTACCATTACATGATCTTCCCCAACGTCACGATGAACATCTATGCCGAATCGATGCTGCTGTTCGTCAGCCGGCCGCACGCCAGCGACCCCAACAAGATGCTCTATGACGTGATGATCTTCGGCCACCTGGCACCGGACACGCCGCACATGCTGCCCGAGCATCTGACCTTCCGGCATGGGCAGACCTCCTTGGGGCTGGTGCTGGACCAGGACGCGCACAACCTGCCGCGCGTGCAGGAGGGTATGAACAGCAAGGCGTTCGAGGGGCTGATCCTGGGCACGCAGGAGTTGCGCATACGCCATTTCCACAAGGTGCTGATGGATTTCGTGGGCGAGGATGACTGA
- a CDS encoding Rieske (2Fe-2S) protein codes for MTDYVAAGAADLPPGSSACRTVAGRALIVARAQDGTYHAVANRCSHAALPLDGGRVRGSSIVCPHHGARFDLKSGRVLGPPAHEGIVAYPTRERDGVVEVWLL; via the coding sequence ATGACTGACTATGTCGCCGCCGGTGCCGCCGACCTGCCGCCGGGGTCCTCGGCCTGCCGCACCGTCGCCGGGCGGGCGCTGATCGTGGCGCGGGCGCAGGACGGAACCTATCATGCGGTGGCCAACCGGTGCAGCCACGCGGCGCTGCCGCTGGACGGCGGACGGGTGCGCGGCAGCAGCATCGTCTGCCCGCACCATGGCGCCCGTTTCGACCTGAAAAGCGGGCGCGTACTGGGGCCGCCGGCGCATGAGGGCATCGTCGCCTATCCCACGCGGGAGCGGGACGGCGTGGTGGAAGTCTGGCTGCTGTGA
- a CDS encoding SDR family NAD(P)-dependent oxidoreductase, with product MSGLAGKIALVNGAASGIGAATVALLRERGASVLGTDLNAGGDILRHDVTSEADWDAAIAAVVARFGRLDILVSNAGTADSGAIVDLTLERIRAQSRVHVEGAFIGIQRAVAQMRRQASPATGSIVTVASIAGVKPIMQTTVYGTAKAALINMTRAIGVDLGRKGDLIRVNAVCPGGTRTGMTEALFGGAAYWDDPKHFESIPLKDYCRPGDIAEAIAYLAGDEAEFVTASHLVVDGGWVLSDRI from the coding sequence GTGAGCGGGCTTGCCGGCAAGATCGCGCTGGTCAACGGCGCCGCCAGCGGCATCGGCGCCGCGACGGTGGCGCTATTGCGCGAACGGGGCGCCAGCGTGCTGGGCACCGACCTCAACGCCGGCGGCGACATCCTTCGCCATGACGTGACCAGCGAGGCCGACTGGGACGCGGCGATCGCCGCGGTGGTGGCGCGCTTCGGGCGGTTGGACATCCTGGTGTCGAACGCCGGCACGGCGGACAGCGGCGCCATCGTCGACCTGACGCTGGAGCGCATCCGCGCGCAGAGCCGCGTGCATGTCGAGGGCGCCTTCATCGGCATCCAGCGGGCGGTGGCGCAGATGCGGCGGCAGGCTTCCCCGGCGACCGGCAGCATCGTCACGGTCGCCAGCATCGCGGGCGTTAAGCCGATCATGCAGACGACGGTCTATGGCACCGCGAAAGCCGCGCTGATCAACATGACCCGCGCCATCGGCGTGGATCTGGGGCGCAAGGGCGACCTGATCCGCGTCAACGCCGTCTGCCCCGGCGGCACGCGCACCGGCATGACCGAGGCGCTGTTCGGCGGCGCGGCCTATTGGGACGATCCGAAACATTTCGAGAGCATTCCGTTGAAGGATTATTGCCGGCCGGGGGATATCGCCGAGGCGATCGCTTATCTGGCCGGCGACGAGGCCGAGTTCGTCACGGCGAGCCATCTGGTGGTGGATGGCGGCTGGGTGCTGAGCGACCGGATATGA
- a CDS encoding SDR family NAD(P)-dependent oxidoreductase has translation MKPVALITGATSGIGREGAIWLARDGFHVVAAGRNAGRGAATVAACEAAGGSAEFIAFDVCEEAGWEAAVSGIVARHARLDAVVNSAGAFFSKPLPDTSLAEFRALWEADVESVMLGTKWAMRAMRDTASAGSIVNISSLAGLIGLEDCAAYCAAKAAVTHFSKIAAVEGGGFTPPIRVNSLNPGVILTEMITHAYGDSDAVRAFVKDGNALDMVGEARHVAAAIAWLAGPKSRMVTGTAHVVDGGRGSD, from the coding sequence ATGAAGCCGGTCGCCCTCATCACCGGCGCCACCAGCGGCATCGGTCGCGAAGGCGCGATCTGGCTGGCGCGGGACGGGTTCCATGTTGTCGCGGCCGGGCGCAACGCCGGGCGCGGGGCGGCGACGGTGGCCGCGTGCGAAGCGGCCGGCGGCAGCGCCGAATTCATCGCGTTCGATGTCTGCGAGGAGGCGGGCTGGGAGGCGGCGGTATCGGGCATCGTCGCCAGGCATGCCCGGCTGGACGCCGTGGTGAACAGCGCCGGCGCCTTTTTCTCGAAGCCGCTGCCCGATACCAGCCTCGCCGAATTTCGCGCGCTGTGGGAAGCGGACGTCGAATCGGTGATGCTCGGCACCAAATGGGCGATGCGGGCGATGCGCGACACCGCCAGCGCGGGCAGCATCGTCAACATCAGCAGCCTGGCCGGCCTGATCGGGCTGGAGGATTGCGCGGCCTATTGCGCAGCCAAGGCGGCGGTCACGCATTTCAGCAAGATCGCCGCCGTCGAGGGCGGCGGTTTCACCCCACCCATCCGCGTCAACAGCCTGAATCCCGGCGTCATCCTCACCGAGATGATTACCCATGCCTATGGCGACAGCGACGCCGTGCGGGCCTTCGTAAAGGACGGCAACGCGCTGGACATGGTGGGGGAGGCGCGCCACGTCGCCGCTGCCATCGCCTGGCTGGCGGGGCCGAAAAGCCGCATGGTGACGGGCACCGCGCATGTGGTGGACGGGGGCCGGGGGAGTGACTGA
- a CDS encoding NADP-dependent oxidoreductase, with product MAEVNRRFLLMRRPDGMPVPQDFALVEEALAPLPDGHFRVRNHYASLDPAQRGWMSDAPSYMPPIPLGDAVRATTVGIVEESRNPDFAAGDWVLGLNAIEDYSVVAPGGFTSKIDVSLVPSPTNYLSVFGAVGLTAYFGLLDAGQPKPGETVLVSGAAGAVGSLVGQIAKLKGCRTIGIAGGAEKCARLTRSYGYDAAIDYRDKDEAALSAAIAAAAPEGVDIVFENVGGVCLDAALNNLAQNARVILCGLISEYNAPAPVGARNLWQLIVKSARIQGILVRDYLPRFAEGAAEMAGWAQSGALAFDEHIDEGIEHAFDAFMRLFEGSNEGKMILKL from the coding sequence ATGGCTGAGGTGAACAGACGATTCCTGCTGATGCGCCGGCCAGATGGCATGCCCGTGCCCCAGGATTTCGCCCTGGTCGAGGAAGCCCTGGCTCCGCTGCCCGACGGGCATTTTCGCGTCCGCAACCATTATGCCAGCCTGGACCCGGCGCAGCGCGGCTGGATGAGCGACGCGCCCAGCTACATGCCGCCGATCCCGCTGGGGGACGCCGTACGGGCAACGACGGTGGGCATCGTCGAGGAAAGCCGCAACCCGGACTTTGCCGCCGGGGACTGGGTGCTGGGGCTGAACGCCATCGAGGACTATTCCGTCGTCGCACCCGGCGGTTTCACCAGTAAAATAGACGTTTCACTGGTGCCATCACCCACCAACTATCTCAGCGTATTCGGTGCCGTCGGCCTGACCGCCTATTTCGGCCTGCTGGACGCCGGGCAGCCGAAACCCGGCGAAACGGTGCTGGTCAGCGGCGCGGCCGGCGCGGTCGGCAGCCTGGTGGGGCAGATCGCGAAGCTGAAGGGCTGCCGCACGATCGGCATCGCGGGCGGCGCGGAAAAATGCGCCCGCCTGACCCGCAGCTATGGCTATGACGCCGCCATCGACTATCGCGACAAGGACGAAGCCGCGCTCAGCGCCGCGATCGCCGCCGCCGCGCCCGAGGGCGTGGACATCGTCTTCGAGAATGTCGGCGGCGTCTGCCTCGATGCCGCGCTCAACAATCTCGCGCAGAATGCGCGGGTGATCCTGTGCGGGCTGATTTCCGAGTATAATGCGCCAGCGCCCGTCGGCGCGCGCAACCTGTGGCAGCTGATCGTGAAGTCGGCGCGCATCCAGGGCATATTGGTGCGCGATTACCTGCCACGCTTCGCCGAGGGTGCCGCGGAAATGGCGGGCTGGGCGCAATCGGGCGCGCTGGCGTTCGACGAGCATATCGACGAGGGCATCGAGCATGCCTTCGACGCCTTCATGCGGCTGTTCGAGGGCAGCAACGAGGGCAAGATGATCCTGAAACTCTGA
- a CDS encoding PEPxxWA-CTERM sorting domain-containing protein: MRILAPALLLLAAPALATTVIDPAGDILSSYTGPPRASLDVLVAQAHYLPNTLRLSARVAGGIPDDVDQLYVWGVNRGAGTPRLTGGTPPLGAGVNFDAVVVVRGNGTGSVVTFGAGAPVNNPLPPEFITVSGSGVRVFVPFNLLPSTGFDIADYGYNLWPRYLSGSNTQIADFAPDDSTFTASAIPEPASWALMIAGFGLVGGTLRRRRLAA; the protein is encoded by the coding sequence ATGCGTATCCTGGCCCCCGCCTTGCTGCTGCTCGCCGCCCCCGCGCTCGCCACCACCGTCATCGACCCCGCCGGCGACATCCTGTCCAGCTACACCGGCCCGCCGCGCGCCAGCCTGGACGTGCTGGTGGCGCAGGCGCATTACCTCCCGAACACGCTGCGCCTGTCGGCACGGGTGGCGGGGGGCATCCCCGATGACGTCGACCAGCTCTACGTCTGGGGTGTCAACCGCGGTGCCGGCACGCCGCGGCTGACGGGCGGCACCCCGCCGCTGGGCGCCGGGGTCAATTTCGACGCGGTCGTCGTCGTCCGCGGCAACGGCACCGGCTCGGTCGTGACCTTCGGCGCCGGCGCGCCGGTCAACAACCCGCTGCCGCCCGAATTCATCACCGTCAGCGGCAGCGGCGTGCGCGTGTTCGTGCCCTTCAACCTGCTGCCCTCGACCGGCTTCGACATCGCCGACTATGGCTATAATCTCTGGCCGCGCTACCTGTCGGGATCGAACACGCAGATCGCCGATTTCGCCCCCGACGATTCGACCTTCACCGCCAGCGCCATCCCCGAGCCGGCCAGCTGGGCGCTGATGATCGCCGGCTTCGGCCTGGTGGGCGGCACGCTGCGACGGCGGCGCCTGGCTGCCTGA
- a CDS encoding SDR family NAD(P)-dependent oxidoreductase gives MKRALVTGAASGIGAGIAARLRADGFTVLTVDRAAGCDLTLDVSAPGSAETMVEACRDRLGGLDVLVANAGVSAFEMIDGHDEAVWSDTIAINLDSVFRLVRNAVSLMKQGEAAAKGAARIITIGSVMSSHGEAGMAAYAAAKHGVLGLTRALAVELGPAGITVNCIQPGAILTGITKPAFAANPAFGDYWVQKSALKRLGTPEDIAGVAAFLAGEDSRFMTGAALVVDAGATAHP, from the coding sequence ATGAAGCGTGCGTTGGTGACCGGCGCCGCCAGCGGCATCGGCGCGGGCATTGCCGCGCGGTTGCGGGCGGATGGTTTCACCGTGCTGACGGTGGATCGCGCCGCCGGCTGCGACCTGACGCTGGATGTGTCGGCGCCAGGCTCGGCCGAAACGATGGTCGAGGCTTGCCGGGACCGGTTGGGCGGGCTGGACGTGCTGGTGGCGAACGCCGGGGTCAGCGCGTTCGAGATGATCGACGGGCATGACGAGGCGGTCTGGTCGGACACGATCGCGATCAACCTGGACAGCGTGTTCCGGCTGGTCCGAAATGCCGTTTCACTGATGAAACAGGGAGAAGCGGCGGCGAAAGGCGCGGCGCGGATCATCACCATCGGCTCGGTCATGTCCTCTCATGGCGAGGCCGGCATGGCGGCTTATGCGGCGGCGAAGCATGGCGTGCTGGGGCTGACGCGGGCGCTGGCGGTCGAGCTGGGGCCGGCGGGCATCACCGTCAACTGCATCCAGCCGGGCGCCATCCTGACCGGCATCACGAAGCCCGCCTTTGCGGCGAACCCGGCGTTCGGCGATTACTGGGTGCAGAAAAGCGCGCTGAAACGGCTGGGCACGCCCGAAGACATCGCTGGGGTGGCGGCCTTCCTGGCGGGCGAGGACAGCCGCTTCATGACGGGTGCGGCGCTGGTGGTGGATGCCGGGGCAACAGCACACCCTTGA
- a CDS encoding limonene-1,2-epoxide hydrolase family protein → MTAQAVVEQFIGHINAMETDAALALLADDVVYDNVPMPTLHGREAARAFLAQLPYDAAAWIVHAIAATGDTVLTERTDRFHVGSRWIEIRVMGAFVVREGRISHWRDYFDLQQFMAQLA, encoded by the coding sequence ATGACGGCACAGGCGGTAGTCGAGCAGTTCATCGGGCATATCAATGCGATGGAGACCGACGCGGCGCTGGCGCTGCTGGCCGACGATGTGGTTTACGACAATGTCCCCATGCCGACGCTGCACGGGCGGGAGGCGGCGCGGGCCTTCCTGGCGCAGCTGCCCTATGACGCGGCGGCGTGGATCGTGCACGCCATCGCCGCCACCGGCGACACGGTGCTGACCGAGCGGACGGACCGCTTCCATGTCGGCAGCCGCTGGATCGAGATTCGGGTGATGGGCGCCTTCGTGGTGCGCGAGGGCCGGATCAGCCACTGGCGGGATTATTTCGACCTTCAGCAGTTCATGGCGCAGCTGGCGTGA
- a CDS encoding GNAT family N-acetyltransferase has protein sequence MSLPVLRHGDIRLEPLAEAHREGLRAACAADEAIWEMYSYSLFGLMFDINFDAILLASGQYWAILLDDDLIGCSALFPEARTPGVAEIGGTYYAPRVRGSGLNERVKWLMLRHAFASGFHRVELRVDERNTRSQAAVLKIGAVKEGVLRRHKISHTGFVRNTVVFAVTDQDWPAVEARLQAHRGKVETGFPH, from the coding sequence GTGAGCCTTCCCGTCCTGCGCCACGGCGACATCCGGCTGGAGCCGCTGGCGGAGGCGCACCGCGAAGGCTTGCGGGCCGCCTGCGCGGCGGATGAGGCGATCTGGGAGATGTACAGCTATTCGCTATTCGGGCTGATGTTCGACATCAATTTCGACGCGATCCTGCTGGCGAGCGGGCAGTATTGGGCGATCCTGCTGGACGACGATCTGATCGGCTGCAGCGCACTCTTTCCCGAGGCGCGCACGCCCGGCGTGGCGGAAATCGGCGGCACCTATTATGCGCCCCGCGTCCGCGGCAGCGGCCTGAACGAGCGCGTGAAGTGGCTGATGCTGCGCCACGCCTTTGCCAGCGGTTTTCACCGCGTCGAACTGCGGGTGGATGAGCGCAACACGCGCAGCCAGGCGGCGGTGCTGAAGATCGGCGCCGTGAAGGAAGGCGTGCTGCGCCGGCACAAGATCAGCCACACAGGGTTCGTGCGCAACACGGTGGTGTTCGCCGTGACCGATCAGGATTGGCCCGCGGTCGAGGCGCGGCTTCAAGCGCATCGCGGAAAAGTGGAAACCGGTTTTCCGCATTGA
- a CDS encoding cytochrome P450 translates to MNPFAPETLSDPWAFYQAALAQGPVMPLPGTPITLVLGYDALVEATGRVEDFSNDFGAILAGKRSADPDVTTVLDKGWPAINTLLTADPPVHTRFRKLVNLAFSMKRVDAIEGRIRQIAVELIEAMLAKPQADFVADFAIPLPVAVIAREIGMEASTDVATVKRWSDAFADRLGGMISKEREIECAHEVVEFQHRVKSLIDARRAERTDDLLSDLVYASVDGEAPLTDAEIMSIMQQLMVAGNETTTSTLAGGLLLLMQNPAALAAVRADGKLIPNMVEEMLRLESPTSGLWRVVTRDTELAGVAVAKGSMLMLRFAAANRDPAKFPDPDAFLPERKNARSHLAFGRGIHMCVGNMLSRKELAVAFEELLARMEGFELVPGAVLEWPPNMLLRGLRALPIRYTPAQRLAA, encoded by the coding sequence ATGAACCCCTTCGCGCCCGAAACCCTGTCCGACCCCTGGGCCTTCTACCAGGCGGCGCTGGCGCAGGGCCCGGTCATGCCGCTGCCCGGCACGCCGATCACCCTGGTGCTGGGCTATGACGCGCTGGTGGAGGCCACAGGCCGCGTCGAGGATTTCTCCAATGATTTCGGCGCCATCCTGGCGGGAAAACGCTCCGCCGATCCGGACGTCACCACGGTGCTGGACAAGGGCTGGCCGGCGATCAACACGCTGCTGACCGCGGACCCGCCGGTGCACACCCGCTTTCGCAAGCTGGTGAACCTGGCCTTCAGCATGAAGCGCGTGGACGCCATCGAAGGCCGCATCCGCCAGATCGCCGTCGAGCTGATCGAGGCGATGTTGGCAAAGCCACAGGCCGATTTCGTCGCCGATTTCGCCATTCCGCTGCCGGTCGCCGTCATCGCGCGGGAGATCGGCATGGAGGCATCGACCGATGTGGCGACGGTGAAGCGCTGGTCGGACGCCTTCGCCGACCGGCTGGGCGGCATGATCTCGAAGGAGCGGGAGATCGAATGCGCGCATGAGGTGGTCGAGTTCCAGCACCGGGTGAAAAGCCTGATCGATGCCCGGCGCGCCGAGCGCACCGACGACCTGCTGAGCGACCTGGTCTATGCCAGCGTCGACGGCGAGGCGCCGCTGACCGACGCCGAGATCATGTCGATCATGCAGCAGCTGATGGTGGCCGGCAACGAGACCACCACCAGCACGCTCGCCGGCGGGCTGTTGCTGCTGATGCAGAACCCGGCGGCGCTGGCGGCGGTGCGGGCGGACGGCAAGCTGATCCCGAACATGGTGGAGGAGATGCTGCGGCTGGAAAGTCCGACGTCGGGCCTGTGGCGCGTGGTGACGCGCGACACCGAGCTCGCCGGCGTGGCCGTCGCCAAGGGCAGCATGCTGATGCTGCGCTTTGCCGCCGCCAACCGCGATCCGGCGAAATTCCCCGATCCTGATGCCTTCCTGCCCGAGCGGAAGAATGCCCGCAGCCATCTCGCCTTCGGGCGCGGCATCCACATGTGCGTCGGCAACATGCTCAGCCGCAAGGAGCTGGCGGTGGCGTTCGAGGAACTGCTGGCGCGGATGGAAGGGTTCGAGCTGGTGCCGGGCGCGGTGCTGGAATGGCCGCCGAACATGCTGCTGCGCGGGCTGAGGGCACTGCCCATCCGCTACACCCCGGCGCAAAGGCTGGCGGCATGA
- a CDS encoding acyl-CoA dehydrogenase family protein, which translates to MNFDWSEEQALLRASVERFGAERYGGDLEKRRRYRRDASGFDRAGWAALAGLGVTALPFAEADGGLGGGAVETIAIAEPLGAAMAVEPVTESLIAGGALLVAAASDGQRAEYLPGVITGETLLACAVAETAGRYNLRHVETRARRTGDGWVLNGAKTAVWQGMAADVLLVSARLTGETRSDAGIGIFAVPAGAVERRGWRAADGQVAAEVTLRELLLPADAHLDGAEGSAALDAMVTAGWIAASAEMLGIAAMLLTTTVDYVKQRVQFGKPLSAFQVIQHRLTDCYVAVEQARSMVMRAALANDLRAAAGAKAFVGEAARLVAHEAVQFHGGMGMTEELVVGHGLKRIQLLSRLFGDPESAAQLYARAA; encoded by the coding sequence ATGAACTTCGACTGGAGCGAGGAGCAGGCGCTGCTGCGCGCCAGCGTCGAGCGTTTCGGCGCGGAGCGCTATGGCGGCGACCTGGAGAAGCGGCGGCGGTATCGGCGCGATGCGAGCGGGTTCGATCGCGCGGGCTGGGCGGCGCTGGCGGGGCTGGGCGTGACCGCCCTGCCCTTCGCCGAGGCGGACGGCGGGCTGGGCGGCGGTGCCGTCGAGACCATCGCGATCGCCGAGCCGCTGGGTGCGGCGATGGCGGTGGAGCCGGTGACCGAGAGCCTGATCGCCGGCGGCGCGCTGCTGGTGGCGGCGGCGAGCGATGGCCAGCGCGCGGAATATCTGCCCGGCGTCATCACCGGCGAGACGCTGCTGGCCTGCGCGGTGGCGGAAACGGCGGGGCGTTACAATTTGCGCCATGTCGAGACGCGCGCGCGGCGCACGGGCGACGGCTGGGTGCTGAACGGCGCCAAGACCGCGGTGTGGCAGGGGATGGCGGCCGATGTTTTGCTGGTGAGCGCGCGTCTCACCGGTGAAACGCGGTCCGATGCCGGCATCGGCATCTTCGCCGTGCCGGCGGGCGCGGTGGAGCGGCGCGGCTGGCGCGCGGCGGATGGCCAGGTGGCGGCGGAAGTCACCCTGCGCGAGCTGCTGCTGCCCGCGGACGCGCATCTGGATGGCGCCGAGGGCAGCGCGGCGCTGGATGCGATGGTGACCGCCGGCTGGATCGCGGCGAGCGCCGAGATGTTGGGGATCGCGGCGATGCTGCTGACCACCACCGTCGATTATGTGAAGCAGCGGGTGCAGTTCGGCAAGCCGCTCAGTGCCTTTCAGGTGATCCAGCATCGGCTGACCGATTGCTATGTCGCGGTGGAACAGGCGCGCAGCATGGTGATGCGGGCGGCGCTGGCGAACGACCTGCGCGCCGCGGCCGGCGCCAAGGCGTTCGTCGGCGAGGCGGCGCGGCTGGTGGCGCATGAGGCGGTGCAGTTCCATGGCGGCATGGGCATGACCGAGGAGCTGGTGGTGGGCCATGGGCTGAAGCGCATCCAGCTGCTGAGCCGGCTGTTCGGCGATCCGGAGAGCGCGGCGCAGCTTTATGCGAGGGCGGCATGA
- a CDS encoding Zn-ribbon domain-containing OB-fold protein translates to MTTIAEGLFTDETLIGGRNRESGRIVFPCPADSERYEAVTLPSRGTIWSWTVQRFPPKSPPYAADVPFAPFALAYVELPGAVIVETRLEGFAFDELKVGLPCAFRTVDFGGRTAFAFGPVESDDD, encoded by the coding sequence ATGACCACCATCGCCGAGGGTCTTTTCACGGATGAAACGCTGATTGGCGGGCGAAACCGCGAAAGCGGGCGCATCGTCTTTCCCTGCCCTGCCGACAGCGAGCGCTATGAGGCGGTGACGCTGCCGTCGCGCGGCACGATCTGGAGCTGGACGGTGCAGCGCTTTCCGCCGAAATCGCCGCCCTATGCCGCGGACGTGCCCTTCGCGCCGTTCGCGCTCGCCTATGTCGAGCTGCCGGGCGCGGTGATCGTGGAGACGCGGCTGGAAGGGTTCGCGTTCGACGAGTTGAAGGTCGGCCTGCCCTGTGCATTCCGCACGGTCGATTTCGGCGGGCGCACCGCTTTTGCCTTCGGGCCCGTGGAGAGCGACGATGACTGA